A stretch of Episyrphus balteatus chromosome 2, idEpiBalt1.1, whole genome shotgun sequence DNA encodes these proteins:
- the LOC129908359 gene encoding uncharacterized protein LOC129908359 isoform X1 produces the protein MNKLRSGKYKTNPDGSTSTGLFTKITKRYSTLSNKIIKRQSPGRSGVSPAKVISGSYNMTGANSEDHRLEIGEPILISTTTINADRMEDMTGRYKALPINDTHPGSSSSENEVFVDAVDCGSPGLPSDTKYEYQTRSPITTGKESSPEVIDTTVSSADLNDVMESYYETPKTRKVLKKNHSKSVQSLHRSEIKVFLQKAPSLEMNKRLASTGNGLDESHEEEENKENARPGLSKSEPNTPQNPEKVLLAAPVHRYQSADSINTAPKKNRRSTKFASNLSMNHGSKDSVACDSSLENFDMKSVSCQSLTAQNLFISIDELNEITRQINESEEFNKEIDFEYCTHRDNLKPSERRITLMKNKNSRLINFNQNKEKINNAWSGLKHWIGEESVKIKEVVQSHAATQRVGHNFSSESKVSPIRGVRGESVERNQDSESIAASSLFLPQLSALNTSTVIGTDNDDMDSSVTATQHGEISPFSKKSRLKEKWEGQNGFEELRRYIKQGGDFGKELILILQERVESEQLYSKSLSKMATKLNKACRELPGSIADAWRGVATEMESRSEIHRQLSSSLVEELVKPLKTLIENHHKTRKSVENNVDKSSRVLAEWRISEAKGKKTSHTAARENEKLQDGMLDVRIQKSPSIALLHQGPNKVAAEKEIKSAEKDCAKLDNKRRKAEESVKRADVEYYTLCVRAERARVDWEMSVLRGSSLLQNVETQRLASMKMFVTNYLRLTANMNPILDGLVQRLQPTIESCNVQKDLSVIKNIRRIAEGPSEQLLPDFYCEHTTLAMNRERRKHALIKLLQLVKTDLERERRSRNGLKVISDSLNNSDNQNITDKLYHIRSMLTYLEGARFKLHSALLELDHKPRSSHPLAQHIQITRDRTGLQQSILKVPLWLKNNDKVNSPDNRDNEYDSVNEENGSCSDVKNDILVKQFQRSQSNLETISTNGTICLGEKANTIPTTVLDSSFFDRGIADGGSNQPDSDFDEFSSQDGDDNNEEEIKPSKQNGVATSPMTNGSSTARIDDSTVTDEANNCHSVVISKCKALYSYTPKLYDELELNPGDIIEVHVKQEDGWWLGALRNNVGIFPATYVEEFTQD, from the exons ATGAACAAATTACGATCTGGCAAGTACAAAACCAATCCAGATGGCAGCACTAGCACTGGTCTATTTACCAAAATCACCAAACGCTATTCAACGCTCAGCAACAAAATCATCAAACGTCAGTCTCCCGGTCGATCTGGAGTCTCACCTGCCAAAGTAATATCTGGCAGTTATAACATGACCGGGGCGAATTCAGAAGATCATCGTTTGGAAATCGGTGAACCAATTCTAATATCGACGACAACGATCAATGCTGATCGTATGGAAGATATGACTGGTCGATATAAAGCACTTCCTATTAATGATACTCATCCAGGTTCATCGAGTAGTGAAAATGAAGTATTTGTTGATGCGGTAGATTGTGGTTCACCAGGGTTGCCATCTGATACGAAATATGAATATCAAACAAGATCACCAATCACAACGGGGAAGGAATCGTCCCCGGAAGTAATTGATACAACAGTTTCGTCGGCAGATTTAAACGATGTAATGGAGAGTTATTATGAAACTCCAAAAACTAGGAAAGTTCTGaagaaaaatcattcaaaatctGTACAAAGTCTTCATCGATCAGAAAtcaaagtttttcttcaaaaggcTCCATCTTTGGAAATGAATAAAAGACTTGCAAGCACCGGGAATGGGTTAGATGAATCTCATGAAGAAGAGGAAAATAAGGAGAATGCTCGAcctggtttgagtaaaagtgaGCCAAATACTCCTCAAAATCCAGAAAAAGTACTTTTGGCAGCACCGGTACATCGTTATCAAAGTGCTGATTCTATTAACACTGCACCGAAGAAAAATCGAAGAAGCACTAAATTTGCCAGTAATTTAAGTATGAATCATGGCAGCAAGGATAGCGTCGCCTGTGATAGTTCTTTAGAAAATTTCGACATGAAATCTGTCAGCTGTCAATCTTTGACCGcacaaaatttattcatttccaTCGATGAACTTAATGAAATCACCCGACAGATCAATGAATCGGAGGAGTTTAATAAAGAAATCGATTTTGAGTACTGTACTCATCGGGATAACCTCAAGCCTAGCGAAAGAAGAATCACTTTGATGAAGAATAAGAACTCCCGACTGATCAATTTCAATCAGAATAAAGAGAAGATCAATAATGCTTGGAGTGGTTTGAAGCATTGGATTGGAGAAGAGAGTGTTAAAATTAAAGAAGTTGTCCAAAGTCATGCAGCAACGCAAAGAGTTGGACACAATTTTTCATCAGAATCAAAAGTTTCACCGATCCGGGGAGTTCGAGGGGAATCGGTGGAAAGAAATCAAGACTCAGAGTCTATTGCTGCATCATCGTTGTTTTTACCACAACTCAGTGCTCTTAATACGTCAACTGTCATTGGGACAGATAACGATGATATGGATTCGTCGGTGACAGCTACACAACATGGAGAGATATCGCCATTTTCGAAGAAGTCACGACTCAAAGAGAAATGGGAG ggTCAAAATGGTTTCGAAGAATTGCGACGATATATCAAACAAGGCGGTGACTTTGGAAAAGAACTCATACTTATACTTCAAGAAAG AGTCGAATCTGAACAATTATATTCGAAATCACTTTCGAAAATGGCCACAAAACTCAACAAAGCATGTCGAGAACTACCCGGAAGCATTGCTGATGCCTGGCGTGGTGTTGCAACTGAAATGGAAAGTCGCAGTGAAATTCACAGACAGCTGTCAAGTTCGCTGGTAGAAGAATTGGTTAAACCATTAAAAACTTTGATTGAAAATCATCACAAAACAAGAAAATCT gTTGAAAACAATGTCGATAAGAGTTCTCGTGTTCTTGCCGAATGGAGAATTAGCGAAGCCAAGGGTAAGAAAACCTCACACACAGCTGCTCGAGAAAATGAGAAGCTTCAAGATGGAATGCTTGATgttcgaatacaaaaatcacCATCCATTGCCTTACTGCATCAAGGTCCAAACAAAGTAGCTGccgaaaaagaaatcaaatctGCCGAAAAAGACTGCGCCAAATTGGACAATAAACGTCGCAAAGCCGAAGAATCTGTCAAACGTGCTGATGTcgaatattatacactttgtgTTAGGGCTGAACGTGCCCGTGTCGATTGGGAAATGTCAGTTCTACGTGGATCATCACTTTTACAAAATGTCGAAACTCAACGATTGGCCAGTATGAAAATGTTTGTTACCAATTATCTTCGACTTACAGCAAATATGAATCCAATATTGGATGGTCTCGTTCAGAGACTTCAACCGACAATAGAATCTTGTAATGTTCAGAAGGATTTGAGTGtgataaaaaatattcgaaGAATTGCAGAAGGTCCAAGTGAACAATTACTGCCAGATTTCTATTGTGAACATACTACGTTGGCTATGAATAGAGAGAGAAGGAAGCATGCATTGATTAAATTATTGCAACTTGTCAAAACTGATTTGGAAAGAGAACGTAGATCTCGAAATGGTTTGAAAGTTATTTCGGATTCATTGAATAATTCTGATAATCAAAATATCACAGATAAATTGTATCAC ATTCGATCAATGTTGACATACCTTGAGGGTGCACGTTTTAAACTACACTCAGCGTTATTGGAATTGGATCATAAACCAAGGAGTTCACATCCATTAGCTCAACACATACAG ATAACTCGTGATCGAACTGGTCTCCAGCAAAGTATTCTCAAAGTTCCACTTTGGCTTAAAAACAACGACAAAGTCAATAGTCCCGATAATCGTGACAATGAATACGATTCAGTTAATGAAGAAAATGGCAGTTGCTCAGATgtcaaaaatgatattttagtCAAACAATTCCAGCGCAGTCAAAGTAATCTCGAAACCATTAGCACTAATGGAACTATCTGTCTCGGTGAAAAAGCCAATACAATTCCCACGACAGTTTTGGATAGTTCGTTCTTTGATCGAGGTATTGCTGATGGTGGTTCAAATCAACCAGATTCAGATTTTGATGAATTTAGTTCTCAAGATGGCGATGATAATAATGAGGAAGAAATTAAACCTTCGAAACAAAATGGCGTCGCAACATCTCCAATGACTAATGGATCATCAACAGCACGTATAGATGATTCCACAGTTACAGATGAGGCAAATAATTGTCATTCGGTGGTGATAAGTAAATGCAAGGCTCTTTACAGCTATACACCAAAATTATACGATGAACTCGAATTGAATCCTGGGGATATAATCGAGGTGCATGTAAAACAAGAAGATGGCTGGTGGTTAGGGGCGTTGAGGAATAATGTCGGCATCTTCCCTGCCACTTATGTGGAAGAATTCACCCAAGactga
- the LOC129908359 gene encoding uncharacterized protein LOC129908359 isoform X2 yields the protein MSQFRDNSWLASSRSKSVLMSLRCTTSRSRSRSLSTDNLGRGKHNKLQGQNGFEELRRYIKQGGDFGKELILILQERVESEQLYSKSLSKMATKLNKACRELPGSIADAWRGVATEMESRSEIHRQLSSSLVEELVKPLKTLIENHHKTRKSVENNVDKSSRVLAEWRISEAKGKKTSHTAARENEKLQDGMLDVRIQKSPSIALLHQGPNKVAAEKEIKSAEKDCAKLDNKRRKAEESVKRADVEYYTLCVRAERARVDWEMSVLRGSSLLQNVETQRLASMKMFVTNYLRLTANMNPILDGLVQRLQPTIESCNVQKDLSVIKNIRRIAEGPSEQLLPDFYCEHTTLAMNRERRKHALIKLLQLVKTDLERERRSRNGLKVISDSLNNSDNQNITDKLYHIRSMLTYLEGARFKLHSALLELDHKPRSSHPLAQHIQITRDRTGLQQSILKVPLWLKNNDKVNSPDNRDNEYDSVNEENGSCSDVKNDILVKQFQRSQSNLETISTNGTICLGEKANTIPTTVLDSSFFDRGIADGGSNQPDSDFDEFSSQDGDDNNEEEIKPSKQNGVATSPMTNGSSTARIDDSTVTDEANNCHSVVISKCKALYSYTPKLYDELELNPGDIIEVHVKQEDGWWLGALRNNVGIFPATYVEEFTQD from the exons ggTCAAAATGGTTTCGAAGAATTGCGACGATATATCAAACAAGGCGGTGACTTTGGAAAAGAACTCATACTTATACTTCAAGAAAG AGTCGAATCTGAACAATTATATTCGAAATCACTTTCGAAAATGGCCACAAAACTCAACAAAGCATGTCGAGAACTACCCGGAAGCATTGCTGATGCCTGGCGTGGTGTTGCAACTGAAATGGAAAGTCGCAGTGAAATTCACAGACAGCTGTCAAGTTCGCTGGTAGAAGAATTGGTTAAACCATTAAAAACTTTGATTGAAAATCATCACAAAACAAGAAAATCT gTTGAAAACAATGTCGATAAGAGTTCTCGTGTTCTTGCCGAATGGAGAATTAGCGAAGCCAAGGGTAAGAAAACCTCACACACAGCTGCTCGAGAAAATGAGAAGCTTCAAGATGGAATGCTTGATgttcgaatacaaaaatcacCATCCATTGCCTTACTGCATCAAGGTCCAAACAAAGTAGCTGccgaaaaagaaatcaaatctGCCGAAAAAGACTGCGCCAAATTGGACAATAAACGTCGCAAAGCCGAAGAATCTGTCAAACGTGCTGATGTcgaatattatacactttgtgTTAGGGCTGAACGTGCCCGTGTCGATTGGGAAATGTCAGTTCTACGTGGATCATCACTTTTACAAAATGTCGAAACTCAACGATTGGCCAGTATGAAAATGTTTGTTACCAATTATCTTCGACTTACAGCAAATATGAATCCAATATTGGATGGTCTCGTTCAGAGACTTCAACCGACAATAGAATCTTGTAATGTTCAGAAGGATTTGAGTGtgataaaaaatattcgaaGAATTGCAGAAGGTCCAAGTGAACAATTACTGCCAGATTTCTATTGTGAACATACTACGTTGGCTATGAATAGAGAGAGAAGGAAGCATGCATTGATTAAATTATTGCAACTTGTCAAAACTGATTTGGAAAGAGAACGTAGATCTCGAAATGGTTTGAAAGTTATTTCGGATTCATTGAATAATTCTGATAATCAAAATATCACAGATAAATTGTATCAC ATTCGATCAATGTTGACATACCTTGAGGGTGCACGTTTTAAACTACACTCAGCGTTATTGGAATTGGATCATAAACCAAGGAGTTCACATCCATTAGCTCAACACATACAG ATAACTCGTGATCGAACTGGTCTCCAGCAAAGTATTCTCAAAGTTCCACTTTGGCTTAAAAACAACGACAAAGTCAATAGTCCCGATAATCGTGACAATGAATACGATTCAGTTAATGAAGAAAATGGCAGTTGCTCAGATgtcaaaaatgatattttagtCAAACAATTCCAGCGCAGTCAAAGTAATCTCGAAACCATTAGCACTAATGGAACTATCTGTCTCGGTGAAAAAGCCAATACAATTCCCACGACAGTTTTGGATAGTTCGTTCTTTGATCGAGGTATTGCTGATGGTGGTTCAAATCAACCAGATTCAGATTTTGATGAATTTAGTTCTCAAGATGGCGATGATAATAATGAGGAAGAAATTAAACCTTCGAAACAAAATGGCGTCGCAACATCTCCAATGACTAATGGATCATCAACAGCACGTATAGATGATTCCACAGTTACAGATGAGGCAAATAATTGTCATTCGGTGGTGATAAGTAAATGCAAGGCTCTTTACAGCTATACACCAAAATTATACGATGAACTCGAATTGAATCCTGGGGATATAATCGAGGTGCATGTAAAACAAGAAGATGGCTGGTGGTTAGGGGCGTTGAGGAATAATGTCGGCATCTTCCCTGCCACTTATGTGGAAGAATTCACCCAAGactga
- the LOC129908359 gene encoding uncharacterized protein LOC129908359 isoform X4, producing the protein MSQFRDNSWGQNGFEELRRYIKQGGDFGKELILILQERVESEQLYSKSLSKMATKLNKACRELPGSIADAWRGVATEMESRSEIHRQLSSSLVEELVKPLKTLIENHHKTRKSVENNVDKSSRVLAEWRISEAKGKKTSHTAARENEKLQDGMLDVRIQKSPSIALLHQGPNKVAAEKEIKSAEKDCAKLDNKRRKAEESVKRADVEYYTLCVRAERARVDWEMSVLRGSSLLQNVETQRLASMKMFVTNYLRLTANMNPILDGLVQRLQPTIESCNVQKDLSVIKNIRRIAEGPSEQLLPDFYCEHTTLAMNRERRKHALIKLLQLVKTDLERERRSRNGLKVISDSLNNSDNQNITDKLYHIRSMLTYLEGARFKLHSALLELDHKPRSSHPLAQHIQITRDRTGLQQSILKVPLWLKNNDKVNSPDNRDNEYDSVNEENGSCSDVKNDILVKQFQRSQSNLETISTNGTICLGEKANTIPTTVLDSSFFDRGIADGGSNQPDSDFDEFSSQDGDDNNEEEIKPSKQNGVATSPMTNGSSTARIDDSTVTDEANNCHSVVISKCKALYSYTPKLYDELELNPGDIIEVHVKQEDGWWLGALRNNVGIFPATYVEEFTQD; encoded by the exons ggTCAAAATGGTTTCGAAGAATTGCGACGATATATCAAACAAGGCGGTGACTTTGGAAAAGAACTCATACTTATACTTCAAGAAAG AGTCGAATCTGAACAATTATATTCGAAATCACTTTCGAAAATGGCCACAAAACTCAACAAAGCATGTCGAGAACTACCCGGAAGCATTGCTGATGCCTGGCGTGGTGTTGCAACTGAAATGGAAAGTCGCAGTGAAATTCACAGACAGCTGTCAAGTTCGCTGGTAGAAGAATTGGTTAAACCATTAAAAACTTTGATTGAAAATCATCACAAAACAAGAAAATCT gTTGAAAACAATGTCGATAAGAGTTCTCGTGTTCTTGCCGAATGGAGAATTAGCGAAGCCAAGGGTAAGAAAACCTCACACACAGCTGCTCGAGAAAATGAGAAGCTTCAAGATGGAATGCTTGATgttcgaatacaaaaatcacCATCCATTGCCTTACTGCATCAAGGTCCAAACAAAGTAGCTGccgaaaaagaaatcaaatctGCCGAAAAAGACTGCGCCAAATTGGACAATAAACGTCGCAAAGCCGAAGAATCTGTCAAACGTGCTGATGTcgaatattatacactttgtgTTAGGGCTGAACGTGCCCGTGTCGATTGGGAAATGTCAGTTCTACGTGGATCATCACTTTTACAAAATGTCGAAACTCAACGATTGGCCAGTATGAAAATGTTTGTTACCAATTATCTTCGACTTACAGCAAATATGAATCCAATATTGGATGGTCTCGTTCAGAGACTTCAACCGACAATAGAATCTTGTAATGTTCAGAAGGATTTGAGTGtgataaaaaatattcgaaGAATTGCAGAAGGTCCAAGTGAACAATTACTGCCAGATTTCTATTGTGAACATACTACGTTGGCTATGAATAGAGAGAGAAGGAAGCATGCATTGATTAAATTATTGCAACTTGTCAAAACTGATTTGGAAAGAGAACGTAGATCTCGAAATGGTTTGAAAGTTATTTCGGATTCATTGAATAATTCTGATAATCAAAATATCACAGATAAATTGTATCAC ATTCGATCAATGTTGACATACCTTGAGGGTGCACGTTTTAAACTACACTCAGCGTTATTGGAATTGGATCATAAACCAAGGAGTTCACATCCATTAGCTCAACACATACAG ATAACTCGTGATCGAACTGGTCTCCAGCAAAGTATTCTCAAAGTTCCACTTTGGCTTAAAAACAACGACAAAGTCAATAGTCCCGATAATCGTGACAATGAATACGATTCAGTTAATGAAGAAAATGGCAGTTGCTCAGATgtcaaaaatgatattttagtCAAACAATTCCAGCGCAGTCAAAGTAATCTCGAAACCATTAGCACTAATGGAACTATCTGTCTCGGTGAAAAAGCCAATACAATTCCCACGACAGTTTTGGATAGTTCGTTCTTTGATCGAGGTATTGCTGATGGTGGTTCAAATCAACCAGATTCAGATTTTGATGAATTTAGTTCTCAAGATGGCGATGATAATAATGAGGAAGAAATTAAACCTTCGAAACAAAATGGCGTCGCAACATCTCCAATGACTAATGGATCATCAACAGCACGTATAGATGATTCCACAGTTACAGATGAGGCAAATAATTGTCATTCGGTGGTGATAAGTAAATGCAAGGCTCTTTACAGCTATACACCAAAATTATACGATGAACTCGAATTGAATCCTGGGGATATAATCGAGGTGCATGTAAAACAAGAAGATGGCTGGTGGTTAGGGGCGTTGAGGAATAATGTCGGCATCTTCCCTGCCACTTATGTGGAAGAATTCACCCAAGactga
- the LOC129908359 gene encoding uncharacterized protein LOC129908359 isoform X3: protein MSQFRDNSWIGPWPYTWIRCWHIIHIKQGQNGFEELRRYIKQGGDFGKELILILQERVESEQLYSKSLSKMATKLNKACRELPGSIADAWRGVATEMESRSEIHRQLSSSLVEELVKPLKTLIENHHKTRKSVENNVDKSSRVLAEWRISEAKGKKTSHTAARENEKLQDGMLDVRIQKSPSIALLHQGPNKVAAEKEIKSAEKDCAKLDNKRRKAEESVKRADVEYYTLCVRAERARVDWEMSVLRGSSLLQNVETQRLASMKMFVTNYLRLTANMNPILDGLVQRLQPTIESCNVQKDLSVIKNIRRIAEGPSEQLLPDFYCEHTTLAMNRERRKHALIKLLQLVKTDLERERRSRNGLKVISDSLNNSDNQNITDKLYHIRSMLTYLEGARFKLHSALLELDHKPRSSHPLAQHIQITRDRTGLQQSILKVPLWLKNNDKVNSPDNRDNEYDSVNEENGSCSDVKNDILVKQFQRSQSNLETISTNGTICLGEKANTIPTTVLDSSFFDRGIADGGSNQPDSDFDEFSSQDGDDNNEEEIKPSKQNGVATSPMTNGSSTARIDDSTVTDEANNCHSVVISKCKALYSYTPKLYDELELNPGDIIEVHVKQEDGWWLGALRNNVGIFPATYVEEFTQD from the exons ggTCAAAATGGTTTCGAAGAATTGCGACGATATATCAAACAAGGCGGTGACTTTGGAAAAGAACTCATACTTATACTTCAAGAAAG AGTCGAATCTGAACAATTATATTCGAAATCACTTTCGAAAATGGCCACAAAACTCAACAAAGCATGTCGAGAACTACCCGGAAGCATTGCTGATGCCTGGCGTGGTGTTGCAACTGAAATGGAAAGTCGCAGTGAAATTCACAGACAGCTGTCAAGTTCGCTGGTAGAAGAATTGGTTAAACCATTAAAAACTTTGATTGAAAATCATCACAAAACAAGAAAATCT gTTGAAAACAATGTCGATAAGAGTTCTCGTGTTCTTGCCGAATGGAGAATTAGCGAAGCCAAGGGTAAGAAAACCTCACACACAGCTGCTCGAGAAAATGAGAAGCTTCAAGATGGAATGCTTGATgttcgaatacaaaaatcacCATCCATTGCCTTACTGCATCAAGGTCCAAACAAAGTAGCTGccgaaaaagaaatcaaatctGCCGAAAAAGACTGCGCCAAATTGGACAATAAACGTCGCAAAGCCGAAGAATCTGTCAAACGTGCTGATGTcgaatattatacactttgtgTTAGGGCTGAACGTGCCCGTGTCGATTGGGAAATGTCAGTTCTACGTGGATCATCACTTTTACAAAATGTCGAAACTCAACGATTGGCCAGTATGAAAATGTTTGTTACCAATTATCTTCGACTTACAGCAAATATGAATCCAATATTGGATGGTCTCGTTCAGAGACTTCAACCGACAATAGAATCTTGTAATGTTCAGAAGGATTTGAGTGtgataaaaaatattcgaaGAATTGCAGAAGGTCCAAGTGAACAATTACTGCCAGATTTCTATTGTGAACATACTACGTTGGCTATGAATAGAGAGAGAAGGAAGCATGCATTGATTAAATTATTGCAACTTGTCAAAACTGATTTGGAAAGAGAACGTAGATCTCGAAATGGTTTGAAAGTTATTTCGGATTCATTGAATAATTCTGATAATCAAAATATCACAGATAAATTGTATCAC ATTCGATCAATGTTGACATACCTTGAGGGTGCACGTTTTAAACTACACTCAGCGTTATTGGAATTGGATCATAAACCAAGGAGTTCACATCCATTAGCTCAACACATACAG ATAACTCGTGATCGAACTGGTCTCCAGCAAAGTATTCTCAAAGTTCCACTTTGGCTTAAAAACAACGACAAAGTCAATAGTCCCGATAATCGTGACAATGAATACGATTCAGTTAATGAAGAAAATGGCAGTTGCTCAGATgtcaaaaatgatattttagtCAAACAATTCCAGCGCAGTCAAAGTAATCTCGAAACCATTAGCACTAATGGAACTATCTGTCTCGGTGAAAAAGCCAATACAATTCCCACGACAGTTTTGGATAGTTCGTTCTTTGATCGAGGTATTGCTGATGGTGGTTCAAATCAACCAGATTCAGATTTTGATGAATTTAGTTCTCAAGATGGCGATGATAATAATGAGGAAGAAATTAAACCTTCGAAACAAAATGGCGTCGCAACATCTCCAATGACTAATGGATCATCAACAGCACGTATAGATGATTCCACAGTTACAGATGAGGCAAATAATTGTCATTCGGTGGTGATAAGTAAATGCAAGGCTCTTTACAGCTATACACCAAAATTATACGATGAACTCGAATTGAATCCTGGGGATATAATCGAGGTGCATGTAAAACAAGAAGATGGCTGGTGGTTAGGGGCGTTGAGGAATAATGTCGGCATCTTCCCTGCCACTTATGTGGAAGAATTCACCCAAGactga